From Oreochromis aureus strain Israel breed Guangdong linkage group 4, ZZ_aureus, whole genome shotgun sequence, a single genomic window includes:
- the LOC120439864 gene encoding sterile alpha motif domain-containing protein 9-like, whose translation MCDKTRKEIMADIPQQSPKNWTESQVSAWLRSIGVKEQYIEKLHEEEVDGQILLALNEDFLKTKICMKSGPAHLIIQKRDELINSQQKCQEKKKTTDSKRTEFEERRSQKLVQSLSTVSDGPPAQTTETKQDVFEEKHASQEQCVSISKEDCKPRPFDQEGIDFLYVKHRILQPESGAFNLISPCHEFKSFAVAATLDRTRLQAKFAKEVLKFATGCMNIRSNGTIHFGVMDSKEDGGYVHGEIIGIPVTDKDIYVDALDHIEKSFSSDKEHIRQCVRPPRFIEVMDRQSTEKRYVVEVDIVPLINIVKSKVYVVRLPNFKESTNKVEFEKETILRRVGSKTEPVSDKDLSDFYQRVKDRDAQREEAEKNHFLIAPEMCQDLGRKLTMLMTSGKKFIEKEKWFILVTNKLKPDDLCNIDWLINMNIFCVFDFDPDSKISGLCSRYLEYRAANMHFLQSYRISAGTSIKEFTNHLHLFDQTSWIFCNGRTDFKGNETSCDEMTWIKTKMTLLRESVSLICKQILPKGTFQVIFLLTSPVEKPLLHTFYEFFTDMEGHEDIICICESEENFQKWQSFAEGSCGKEALNNSSVVGMKMSHINATLQHIQPMKVCFTKHLPVFVKGTCRLETQVEEQMYSLEILTVNHCDETSKDFINEEKENIERQFYHGGRVTWLNFWLAENKYVGEVIERDAYHDTSKLLNDALKYNADQTPVNIINIYHHPGSGGSTVARQVLWNNRKSLRCAVVKPSYPLSVVAQHAVELREYEEKDPQRCLPVLLLTEDSDKEYLDDLRNELEVAVNVKQIQYGTLCFILLSCRRSHDPEKKCKESPLQNVSVTHKLSDQEKRKFSGKRQALEERYEPQFILTFVLMSEGFSEEYVHQFVKHLLQDIDRHTVVTRLIRYVALLNTYVQNSFISQSHCEALLALTIHLERFRQYEFERSLSDQAKLVFLHLRDDKTHIESIRIIHPLVAKEILQQLLGPQQTQSSLAMDLLHEDVLFEHRFGRDEYHTFLRQLFIRRSRISKGDKYDSFFSPFIEHVCENEKSPDKAIELLKEAFERFHNDPFFAQQLARLHYTYEKFEEAKHWAETAAKQLPNNSYILDTKGQVYRKWFQAKCKAIENVPKTAQNTADAVETALKALECFQECERAADADMENVNSSGFFSEVEVGCSLLKLISSLQVFANRTNGHAECMKYLLTDYIPEEVEDVWEPFHNRLKKLHKTMQDALEWISEDLSYFQTDIGADEEETPESPEEKISHPLTWLAKKSSEYGKYFSEAYSTAVLQHGKSIPANLTPFQKRMIIYHLGGGNITSILSKLTDQRDAVKLLEHIISLYPSNPLKAKFGQRDIVNYIVAHISLNCLSPQTQKVAHLQVLQALCCQFPSDKRKCLPSALFLLTLLFWPEDDDTEHEKETKYEIVQSAVEHLEKGYWSKMKDIPQRKRRIYSHFFLGSGNGLDKFVHKKKFERITKWFSVTEKRMKWFSGEAWKMPEIATMLKRVSGWTEDRVVYLEGPKKKKFNILPLYVPSVPHSNENITFYLGFTFRGPVACNILVKK comes from the exons ATGTGTGACAAAACGAGAAAGGAAATCATGG CTGACATACCTCAGCAGTCACCCAAGAATTGGACTGAATCTCAAGTAAGCGCGTGGCTAAGATCAATTGGAGTGAAGGAACAGTACATAGAAAAGCTCCATGAAGAAGAAGTAGATGGACAAATCCTACTTGCACTGAATGAGGactttctaaaaacaaaaatctgcatGAAGTCAGGGCCTGCTCATTTGATTATTCAGAAAAGAGATGAGCTTatcaactcccagcaaaaatgtcaagagaagaaaaaaactaccGATTCCAAAAGAACTGAGTTTGAGGAAAGGAGGAGTCAGAAATTGGTTCAGTCTCTTTCAACAGTAAGTGATGGTCCTCCAGCACAAACTACAGAGACAAAACAAGATGTCTTTGAGGAGAAACACGCTTCTCAGGAACAATGTGTGTCGATCTCAAAGGAAGACTGTAAACCACGGCCATTTGATCAAGAAGGAATTGATTTTTTATATGTGAAACACAGAATCCTGCAGCCTGAATCAGGTGCATTTAATCTGATATCACCATGCCACGAATTCAAGTCTTTTGCTGTAGCTGCTACGTTGGATCGCACAAGACTCCAAGCCAAGTTTGCCAAAGAGGTTCTTAAATTTGCAACTGGATGTATGAACATCAGGTCAAATGGAACAATACACTTCGGTGTGATGGACAGCAAGGAGGATGGAGGATATGTGCATGGTGAGATAATTGGTATTCCTGTAACAGACAAGGATATTTATGTCGATGCTTTGGACCACATTGAAAAGAGTTTCTCCTCTGACAAAGAGCACATACGTCAGTGTGTGCGACCACCAAGGTTCATTGAGGTTATGGATCGACAAAGTACAGAAAAACGATACGTGGTAGAAGTTGACATTGTGCCATTAATAAATATTGTCAAGAGCAAAGTCTATGTAGTCCGTCTGCCAAACTTCAAAGAATCAACAAACAAAGTAGAGTTTGAGAAAGAGACGATTTTGCGAAGAGTGGGTTCAAAAACAGAGCCAGTGAGTGACAAGGACCTAAGTGACTTTTACCAAAGAGTCAAAGATCGTGATGCTCAaagagaagaagcagaaaaaaatcatttcctTATTGCTCCAGAAATGTGTCAAGACCTTGGAAGGAAACTCACCATGCTGATGACCAGTGGTAAGAAATTCATTGAAAAGGAAAAATGGTTCATACTCGTAACAAACAAATTGAAACCTGATGACCTTTGTAACATTGACTGGCTGATTAACATGAATATTTTCTGCGTGTTCGACTTTGACCCAGACTCAAAGATATCAGGTCTTTGCAGTAGATACCTTGAGTACCGTGCTGCAAACATGCATTTTTTGCAAAGCTACAGAATATCCGCTGGCACAAGCATCAAAGAATTCACAAACCACCTGCATTTATTTGATCAAACTAGTTGGATCTTTTGCAATGGGCGTACTGACTTCAAAGGAAATGAAACTTCATGTGATGAAATGACTTGGATCAAGACAAAAATGACTTTACTCCGAGAGTCTGTGTCTTTGATCTGTAAACAGATTTTGCCAAAAGGTACATTCCAGGTCATATTTCTATTAACATCACCAGTTGAGAAACCACTCTTGCACACCTTCTATGAGTTTTTCACAGACATGGAAGGCCATGAAGACATCATCTGCATCTGTGAATCAGAGGAAAACTTCCAGAAGTGGCAAAGTTTTGCAGAGGGTTCATGTGGGAAAGAAGCTCTAAACAATTCCAGtgttgttggaatgaaaatgagtcaCATTAATGCAACTCTGCAACATATACAACCTATGAAAGTGTGTTTCACCAAACACTTGCCAGTCTTTGTGAAAGGAACATGTCGTCTTGAAACACAAGTGGAGGAACAGATGTACTCGCTGGAGATTCTGACAGTTAATCATTGTGATGAAACAAGCAAAGACTTCATCaatgaggaaaaagaaaacattgagcGCCAGTTCTACCATGGTGGGAGAGTGACCTGGCTGAATTTCTGGCTTGCTGAGAACAAATATGTTGGAGAGGTCATTGAAAGAGATGCTTATCACGATACTTCCAAACTTCTCAATGATGCCTTGAAATATAATGCAGACCAGACTCCGGTGAATATCATAAACATCTACCATCACCCAGGAAGTGGTGGAAGCACTGTGGCAAGACAAGTGCTGTGGAACAACAGAAAAAGTCTAAGGTGTGCAGTTGTGAAGCCCTCATATCCACTTTCTGTTGTTGCACAACATGCAGTTGAACTAAGAGAATATGAAGAAAAGGATCCACAGAGATGTCTTCCTGTGCTGCTCCTCACTGAAGACTCGGACAAAGAATATCTAGATGATCTCAGGAATGAACTAGAGGTTGCAGTTAATGTTAAACAAATCCAGTATGGTACTctatgtttcattttgttgagCTGCAGACGTTCCCATGATCCAGAGAAAAAATGCAAGGAGTCTCCTTTACAGAATGTGTCTGTCACTCATAAACTATCTGATCAAGAGAAGAGAAAGTTTTCTGGAAAACGGCAGGCACTCGAGGAAAGATATGAACCTCAATTCATTCTGACATTTGTTTTGATGAGTGAAGGATTCAGTGAGGAATATGTTCATCAGTTTGTGAAACATCTGCTCCAAGACATTGACCGTCACACTGTTGTCACTCGACTCATTCGTTATGTAGCATTGCTGAACACATATGTTCAAAACTCTTTCATCTCTCAATCGCACTGTGAAGCTTTGCTTGCCTTAACGATCCACTTGGAGAGGTTTCGCCAGTACGAGTTTGAGAGATCTCTCAGTGATCAAGCTAAGCTAGTCTTCTTACACCTTCGAGATGACAAGACGCACATTGAATCAATCAGAATCATCCACCCACTTGTTGCAAAAGAAATTCTTCAACAACTTTTGGGACCCCAACAAACTCAAAGCAGTTTGGCGATGGATTTGCTCCACGAGGATGTGCTCTTTGAGCACAGATTTGGAAGGGATGAGTATCACACATTTTTGAGACAACTTTTCATTCGGAGATCCAGGATAAGCAAAGGAGATAAATATGATAgctttttctctcctttcatTGAGCATGTGTGTGAAAATGAGAAAAGCCCAGACAAAGCAATTGAGTTGCTCAAGGAAGCATTCGAGCGTTTCCATAATGATCCTTTCTTTGCACAACAACTTGCTCGTCTTCATTATACTTATGAAAAGTTTGAAGAGGCTAAACACTGGGCAGAGACAGCAGCTAAACAGCTGCCCAACAACTCCTATATACTTGACACAAAGGGGCAGGTATATAGGAAATGGTTCCAAGCAAAATGTAAAGCAATTGAAAATGTTCCAAAGACGGCGCAAAACACAGCAGATGCTGTGGAAACTGCATTGAAAGCACTTGAGTGTTTTCAAGAATGTGAGAGAGCAGCTGATGCTGATATGGAAAATGTCAAcagttcaggatttttttccgAAGTTGAGGTTGGGTGCAGCCTGCTCAAACTGATTTCTTCATTACAAGTGTTTGCAAACAGAACCAATGGCCACGCAGAATGTATGAAGTACCTGCTAACTGATTACATCCCAGAGGAAGTTGAAGATGTTTGGGAACCATTCCATAACCGTTTGAAAAAACTTCACAAGACAATGCAGGATGCATTGGAGTGGATTTCAGAGGACTTGAGTTACTTCCAGACAGACATTGGTGcagatgaagaagaaacacctgaaagtcccgagGAGAAAATAAGCCATCCACTGACATGGCTGGCAAAAAAATCCTCTGAGTATGGAAAGTACTTCAGTGAAGCTTATTCTACTGCAGTCCTACAGCATGGTAAATCAATCCCAGCCAACCTCACTCCTTTCCAAAAACGCATGATCATCTATCATCTTGGTGGCGGCAATATAACATCCATCCTCTCCAAGCTAACTGATCAGAGGGATGCAGTAAAACTTCTAGAGCATATAATTTCTCTCTACCCCAGTAATCCATTAAAAGCCAAATTTGGTCAAAGGGACATTGTCAATTACATTGTGGCCCACATTTCTCTGAACTGTCTGTCACCGCAAACTCAAAAGGTAGCCCATTTGCAGGTTCTACAAGCACTTTGTTGTCAGTTTCCATCTGATAAAAGGAAATGTTTGCCAAGTGCCTTGTTCTTGCTTACATTGCTATTCTGGCCAGAGGATGACGACACAGAGCATGAGAAAGAAACCAAATATGAAATTGTTCAATCAGCAGTTGAACACCTTGAAAAGGGTTATTGGAGTAAGATGAAAGACATTCCTCAGCGGAAGAGAAGGATTTATAGCCATTTTTTTCTGGGCAGTGGGAATGGATTGGACAAGTTTGTCCACAAGAAAAAGTTTGAAAGAATCACCAAGTGGTTCTCAGTCACTGAGAAACGTATGAAGTGGTTTAGTGGTGAGGCATGGAAGATGCCAGAGATTGCCACAATGCTGAAGCGGGTTTCTGGGTGGACTGAAGATCGTGTGGTTTATCTTGAAGGTCCTAAGAAAAAGAAGTTCAATATCCTGCCTCTGTATGTACCTTCAGTGCCTCATAGTAATGAAAACATCACCTTCTACCTGGGGTTCACCTTCAGAGGCCCTGTTGCCTGCAACATCCTTGTGAAAAAGTAG